One genomic region from Desmonostoc muscorum LEGE 12446 encodes:
- a CDS encoding IS4 family transposase, whose amino-acid sequence MKLLEANPYRDCDFGDKRLTDRAVLIAEALKVKYGHPLSEIFQSASDLKRGYEFFSNPKTTFEKLTQPSFKQTAQEIYGIPIVLAVGDTTYLDYKKILEKRDDYGPTGNGGNGLILHSSLALDPDFGQPLGLLWEKLWHRQHKASPPPEETSTAKKKRLKKERLIAKNRAFKEKESYRWVEVFQKVNKLFKGLEMPDGGLLSRVIHVFDREGDIAEVFALQRKNKNTGVVVRAAHNRCLEGENSYLWEYVTSQKVQFIKEIELPETKKRKERTATLEIRYCPVSINPPSRLKKSGNFNVYALFATEINVPDGCEPITWMLLTSELITTQTEASQILRWYTYRWRIEEYHKILKSGCKAESYRLAGESMSTMLGFLTVIAAQLLRMTYLHRNSPHSSAELVLTKIQMDVLLASTPPKQKKQIQLTVDWAIRAIARLGGYLEHRKNSPIGIQVLWRGWLELETLCQGWLLHENLKSIY is encoded by the coding sequence ATGAAACTATTAGAAGCAAACCCGTACCGCGATTGTGATTTTGGTGACAAACGTCTGACCGACAGAGCAGTGTTAATTGCGGAGGCTTTAAAAGTAAAATATGGTCATCCTCTATCAGAAATATTTCAAAGCGCTAGTGACCTCAAACGTGGCTACGAATTCTTTTCTAACCCCAAAACAACTTTTGAGAAATTGACCCAACCATCTTTTAAACAGACGGCACAAGAGATTTATGGCATACCAATAGTATTAGCGGTAGGAGATACTACTTATCTGGATTATAAAAAAATATTAGAAAAAAGAGATGATTATGGGCCTACGGGCAATGGTGGGAACGGACTAATTTTACATAGTTCTTTAGCACTAGACCCAGACTTTGGTCAGCCACTAGGACTATTATGGGAGAAATTGTGGCATCGACAGCACAAAGCATCTCCACCACCAGAGGAAACATCTACGGCAAAAAAAAAGCGATTAAAAAAAGAACGTTTAATCGCCAAGAATAGAGCTTTTAAAGAGAAAGAATCTTATCGATGGGTTGAAGTTTTTCAGAAAGTAAACAAATTATTTAAAGGTTTAGAAATGCCTGATGGGGGACTACTCTCAAGAGTAATTCATGTCTTTGACCGTGAAGGAGATATTGCAGAAGTATTCGCACTTCAACGTAAAAATAAAAATACAGGTGTAGTTGTCAGAGCCGCTCACAATCGTTGTTTAGAAGGAGAAAACTCTTATCTATGGGAGTATGTAACATCCCAGAAAGTGCAGTTTATAAAAGAGATTGAATTACCTGAAACTAAAAAGCGAAAAGAAAGAACTGCCACCTTGGAGATCAGGTATTGTCCAGTATCAATAAATCCTCCTTCTCGGTTAAAAAAGTCAGGCAATTTTAACGTTTACGCGCTCTTTGCAACAGAAATTAATGTGCCAGATGGATGTGAGCCAATTACGTGGATGCTACTGACAAGCGAGTTAATAACAACACAGACAGAAGCATCTCAAATTCTTCGATGGTATACGTATCGCTGGCGGATAGAAGAATATCACAAAATACTAAAATCTGGCTGTAAAGCGGAAAGTTACCGCTTGGCAGGGGAGAGTATGTCAACAATGTTAGGTTTTTTAACAGTGATTGCGGCACAATTACTGCGAATGACTTATCTACACCGGAATTCCCCGCACAGTTCAGCAGAATTGGTGTTAACAAAAATACAAATGGACGTGCTACTTGCTAGTACTCCACCCAAACAAAAAAAGCAGATACAGCTTACAGTTGACTGGGCAATTAGAGCAATTGCACGTCTCGGCGGATACTTAGAACATAGGAAGAATAGCCCTATTGGGATACAAGTTTTGTGGCGAGGCTGGTTGGAATTAGAAACTTTATGCCAAGGTTGGTTGCTACATGAAAATCTAAAATCAATATATTGA